One stretch of Gambusia affinis linkage group LG05, SWU_Gaff_1.0, whole genome shotgun sequence DNA includes these proteins:
- the LOC122831110 gene encoding G-protein-signaling modulator 1, with amino-acid sequence MESNIEFSVEELLEPLIITEDGDTTTGEAASSSDAILQSCSEDSVLGKKEEHPGEDENNEAAPSSETHSEELKLEKQQSNTEEEHSEVDKLEDSEKRDDGLNLDKNESEEQTQAGQTEEENSSEQQPEGDKNQDEDATKAHRLTPDFPDSLFELLCTLQEGRRLNDQRCSFRLEGGLRRRRCHSEPNTRKPANRVVFSSMTSLQKEEFFDLVATAQARRLDDQRAQLGSSLPRKPKSRSFRGSLKQLTIVRKPEPVPVPKNVPAPKDDLYDMILTTQAQGRLEDQRSRAPGPMDDEDFFSLLLKVQGGRMDEQRTELPRLLKT; translated from the exons ATGGAGAGCAACATTGAATTTtctgtggaggagctgctggagcctctcATCATCACCGAGGACGGAGACACAACCACAGGAGAGGCAGCGAGCAGCTCAGATGCCATCTTGCAAAGCTGTAGTGAAGACTCTGTTCTCGGAAAGAAAGAGGAACACCCGGGGGAAGACGAGAATAATGAAGCTGCACCGAGCAGTGAAACGCATTCAGAGGAGCTAAAGTTGGAAAAGCAGCAGAGCAACACGGAGGAGGAGCATTCAGAGGTTGATAAACTAGAGGATAGTGAGAAGAGAGATGATGGACTAAACTTAGACAAAAATGAAAGTGAAGAGCAGACACAAGCTGGCCAGACAGAGGAGGAAAATTCCTCTGAGCAGCAACCTGAAGGGGACAAAAACCAAGATGAAGATGCAACAAAG GCTCACCGGTTAACCCCTGACTTCCCGGACTCGCTGTTTGAGCTGCTCTGCACGCTGCAGGAGGGCAGGCGGCTCAACGACCAGCGATGCTCCTTCAGGTTGGAGGGCGGACTCAGAAGGAGGAGGTGCCACTCGGAGCCCAACACCAGGAAACCGGCTAACAGAG tGGTCTTTTCCTCCATGACTTCACTGCAGAAAGAGGAGTTTTTTGACTTGGTTGCTACTGCACAAGCTCGCCGGCTGGATGACCAGAGAGCCCAGCTGGGAAGCTCTCTGCCCCGAAAACCAAAATCTAGAAGCTTTCGAGGCAGCTTAAAGCAGCTGACTATAGTGAGAAAACCTGAACCGGTTCCTGTCCCCAAAAATGTTCCTGCCCCTAAAGATGATCTGTATGATATGATTCTGACAACACAA GCTCAGGGCCGGCTTGAGGACCAGCGAAGCAGGGCCCCCGGCCCCATGGACGATGAAGacttcttctctcttcttctgaAAGTGCAGGGCGGGCGAATGGATGAGCAGAGGACTGAACTGCCACGCTTGCTGAAAACCtga